In one Sphingomonas sp. S1-29 genomic region, the following are encoded:
- a CDS encoding cytochrome c3 family protein: MIRRWGLWLIAVNLGALIALSFAWPHLMVAPGPLVPAHARITGDCFACHAPFRGVSANRCATCHKVADIGIRTTRGVPVARRSSAIAFHQALRQPDCVACHTDHSGPRLVQASHQSFAHALLRLEVRGQCAACHRPPRTPLHAQAGRNCAACHSSTAWEPATFDHRRSFALTGPHNVSCATCHTGGDLTRNTCFGCHEHQPAQVRAEHAEEGIRNIDNCARCHRSGAGEQGGEREGDD, from the coding sequence GTGATCCGGCGCTGGGGCCTGTGGCTGATCGCGGTCAACCTGGGCGCGCTGATCGCGCTGAGCTTTGCCTGGCCGCACCTGATGGTCGCGCCCGGGCCGCTGGTCCCGGCGCATGCGCGCATCACCGGCGACTGTTTCGCCTGCCACGCGCCGTTCCGGGGCGTATCGGCCAATCGCTGTGCAACCTGCCACAAGGTCGCCGACATCGGCATCCGCACCACCCGCGGCGTGCCGGTGGCAAGGCGAAGCAGCGCGATCGCGTTCCATCAGGCGCTCCGCCAGCCCGATTGCGTCGCCTGCCACACCGATCACAGCGGGCCGCGGCTGGTCCAGGCATCGCACCAGAGCTTCGCGCATGCGCTGCTGCGCCTCGAGGTCCGCGGCCAGTGCGCGGCCTGCCACCGGCCCCCACGGACCCCGCTGCATGCGCAGGCGGGACGCAACTGCGCCGCATGCCATAGCAGCACCGCGTGGGAGCCCGCGACGTTCGACCATAGGCGCTCCTTTGCGCTGACCGGGCCGCACAACGTGTCGTGTGCGACGTGCCACACCGGGGGCGACTTGACGCGCAACACTTGCTTCGGCTGCCACGAACATCAGCCCGCGCAGGTCCGCGCCGAGCATGCCGAGGAAGGAATCCGCAACATCGACAATTGCGCGCGCTGCCACCGCAGTGGCGCCGGTGAGCAGGGTGGCGAGCGGGAAGGTGATGATTGA
- the katG gene encoding catalase/peroxidase HPI: MPKHSTSILAILAVVMAPAFLPVSAHAQDKIMSNQDWWPNRLDLSPLRRDDAGANPYGADFDYAAEFATLDLDAVKRDIAKLLTTSQPWWPADYGNYGPLFIRMAWHSAGTYRVGDGRGGGGGGEQRFEPLNSWPDNVSLDKARRLVWPIKQKYGRKLSWGDLMVLTGNVALENMGFKTIGFAGGRVDSWQPDLVFWGPESKFLAADRFDKDGNLKGPLAATQMGLIYVNPEGPGGNPDPIAAAKAIRIAFGNMAMNDEETVALIAGGHTFGKAHGAHKPADCVGTDPAGGGVEQQGLGWDNKCGKGNAEDTVTSGLEGAWSASPIAFTTQFFDNLFGFDWVKTKSPAGAVQWIPTTQFAARLVPDAHVEGRRHAPIMFTTDIALKEDPGFRAISRRFHENPNAFAKAFAQAWFKLTHRDMGTSARYLGKDAPQEAFSWQDPLPKADHAMIDASDAARLRAQILATGLAPRELVKAAWASASTFRRSDMRGGANGARVRLDPASGWAANDPAELARVVGKLEGVQRDFNRSAGSGKQVSLADLLVLGGNAAIEQAAAKAGRSVTVPFTPGRVDATQAQTDAASYAHLRPRADGFRNFYGADSDLAPAAMLVDKASMLNLTVPEMTVLVGGMRALDANTGHSANGVFTTRPGTLTNDFFVNLLDMTTKWQKSPKNAALYEGRDRTTGKLKWTATPVDLVFGSNAELRAVSEAYASDDAKTQFVDNFVAAWAKVMDLDRFYPPRRGS; this comes from the coding sequence ATGCCAAAGCATTCGACATCGATCCTGGCCATTTTAGCGGTGGTAATGGCGCCGGCCTTCTTGCCCGTTTCAGCGCATGCGCAGGACAAGATCATGTCGAACCAGGACTGGTGGCCGAACCGCCTAGATCTCAGCCCGCTGCGCCGGGACGATGCAGGTGCCAACCCCTACGGCGCCGATTTCGACTATGCCGCCGAATTCGCCACGCTCGACCTTGACGCGGTGAAGCGCGACATTGCCAAACTCCTGACCACTTCGCAGCCATGGTGGCCCGCCGACTATGGCAATTATGGTCCACTATTCATCCGCATGGCCTGGCACAGCGCGGGGACCTACCGCGTCGGCGATGGGCGCGGCGGCGGGGGCGGCGGTGAACAACGATTCGAACCGCTCAATTCCTGGCCCGACAATGTTAGCCTCGACAAGGCCCGCCGACTCGTGTGGCCGATCAAGCAGAAATATGGCCGCAAACTGTCATGGGGCGACCTCATGGTGCTGACGGGCAATGTTGCGCTCGAGAATATGGGCTTCAAGACGATCGGCTTCGCCGGCGGCCGCGTCGATTCCTGGCAGCCCGATCTGGTCTTTTGGGGCCCCGAATCCAAATTCCTTGCCGCCGATCGCTTTGACAAGGACGGCAACCTCAAAGGCCCGCTCGCGGCCACCCAAATGGGGCTGATCTACGTCAATCCCGAAGGGCCCGGCGGCAACCCCGACCCGATCGCCGCGGCCAAGGCGATCCGGATCGCCTTCGGCAATATGGCGATGAACGATGAGGAAACCGTCGCGCTGATCGCCGGCGGGCATACCTTCGGCAAGGCACATGGCGCACACAAACCCGCCGATTGCGTCGGCACCGATCCCGCCGGTGGCGGCGTCGAACAGCAGGGCCTGGGCTGGGACAATAAATGCGGCAAGGGCAATGCCGAGGATACCGTCACCAGCGGTCTAGAGGGCGCATGGTCGGCCAGCCCGATCGCGTTCACGACGCAATTTTTCGACAATCTGTTCGGGTTCGACTGGGTGAAGACCAAGAGCCCGGCAGGCGCGGTCCAGTGGATCCCCACCACCCAATTCGCCGCCAGGCTGGTACCCGACGCGCATGTCGAAGGCAGGCGTCACGCACCGATCATGTTCACCACCGATATCGCACTCAAGGAAGACCCGGGCTTCCGCGCGATCTCCAGGCGCTTCCACGAGAATCCCAACGCCTTCGCCAAAGCCTTTGCCCAGGCCTGGTTCAAGCTGACCCATCGCGACATGGGAACCAGCGCGCGCTATCTGGGCAAGGACGCGCCGCAGGAAGCCTTTTCGTGGCAGGACCCGCTGCCCAAGGCGGACCATGCCATGATCGACGCATCGGACGCCGCCCGGCTCCGGGCGCAGATCCTGGCAACCGGCCTTGCCCCGCGCGAACTGGTCAAGGCCGCCTGGGCGTCGGCATCGACCTTTCGCCGAAGCGATATGCGGGGCGGCGCCAATGGCGCGCGCGTGCGGCTCGACCCGGCGAGCGGCTGGGCCGCCAACGACCCCGCCGAACTCGCCCGCGTTGTCGGCAAGCTCGAAGGCGTGCAGCGCGATTTCAACCGTTCGGCCGGTAGCGGCAAGCAGGTGTCGCTCGCCGATCTGCTCGTGCTGGGCGGCAATGCGGCGATCGAGCAGGCCGCGGCCAAGGCCGGACGCTCCGTGACGGTGCCCTTCACCCCGGGCCGGGTCGATGCCACCCAGGCGCAAACCGACGCTGCCTCCTACGCCCATCTGCGCCCGCGAGCCGACGGCTTTCGCAACTTCTACGGCGCCGACAGCGACCTGGCACCGGCAGCGATGCTCGTGGACAAGGCCAGCATGCTGAACCTTACCGTACCCGAGATGACGGTGCTGGTCGGCGGCATGCGCGCGCTCGATGCCAATACCGGGCATTCGGCAAACGGTGTGTTCACCACCCGCCCCGGCACGCTCACCAACGACTTTTTCGTCAACCTGCTCGATATGACGACGAAATGGCAAAAATCGCCCAAGAACGCCGCCCTGTATGAAGGGCGCGACCGGACCACCGGCAAGCTGAAATGGACCGCCACCCCGGTCGATCTCGTTTTCGGATCGAATGCCGAGCTGCGCGCCGTGTCCGAGGCCTATGCTTCGGACGATGCCAAGACGCAGTTCGTCGACAACTTCGTCGCCGCCTGGGCAAAGGTCATGGACCTCGATCGCTTCTACCCTCCGCGTCGGGGAAGCTAG
- a CDS encoding 2Fe-2S iron-sulfur cluster-binding protein, whose product MLAQLGAVIVMTVLRYRPHVAPTVDTAPAAPADRQGAWAGLREFRVRYREDEDEALSQTSFYLEPVDGRPLAAYHAGQFLTLQLALRDAQGALRTVTRCYSLSDRHDPGGYRITIKRIPAPPDRPDLPPGLVSNHFHDRVAPGTLLEVRAPAGSFVLDEDRGIVAVLVAGGIGITPLFAMARAALAAQPDRAIHLIYGVRNWRDLVFEAALAEMAERHRNFQVTLVQSCPAPGDSARHGFGLSGVIDMTLLHQVLPPGRHDFYVCGPPPMMVSLIPALRDGGVPADRIHHEAFGPASIGVPEPAVDVPLDTRIVVRFARSGRTLGWTGEDASLLDFAERNGVAVDSGCRSGSCGTCEIGISSGTLRYVRPPVFEPGPGRCLLCVSAPISDLVLEA is encoded by the coding sequence TTGCTGGCGCAGCTTGGCGCGGTGATCGTCATGACTGTTTTGCGCTACCGACCGCATGTTGCACCAACGGTCGACACCGCCCCGGCAGCCCCTGCCGATCGCCAGGGAGCCTGGGCGGGCTTGCGCGAGTTTCGCGTGCGCTACCGCGAGGACGAAGACGAGGCGCTCAGCCAAACCTCCTTCTATCTCGAGCCGGTCGACGGCCGGCCGCTCGCCGCGTACCACGCCGGCCAGTTCCTGACGCTGCAACTGGCGCTTCGCGATGCGCAGGGGGCGCTCCGCACGGTCACGCGCTGCTATTCGCTGTCCGATCGGCATGACCCCGGGGGCTACCGAATCACGATCAAGCGTATCCCGGCCCCGCCCGATCGGCCCGATCTGCCGCCCGGACTGGTTTCCAATCATTTCCATGATCGAGTCGCGCCCGGCACGCTGTTGGAGGTGCGGGCGCCGGCGGGCAGCTTCGTGCTTGATGAGGATCGCGGCATCGTTGCGGTGCTGGTCGCGGGCGGTATCGGCATCACGCCGCTGTTCGCGATGGCGCGGGCGGCGTTGGCGGCGCAGCCCGATCGCGCGATCCATCTGATCTATGGCGTGCGCAACTGGCGCGACCTGGTGTTCGAGGCCGCGCTGGCGGAAATGGCCGAACGCCACCGCAATTTCCAGGTAACGCTGGTGCAGAGCTGCCCCGCTCCAGGGGACAGCGCCCGCCATGGTTTCGGCCTGAGCGGGGTGATCGACATGACATTGCTACACCAGGTCCTGCCCCCCGGCCGGCATGATTTCTATGTCTGCGGGCCGCCGCCGATGATGGTCAGCCTGATCCCCGCGCTGCGCGACGGCGGGGTGCCCGCCGATCGCATCCATCACGAAGCATTTGGCCCCGCTTCGATCGGCGTGCCAGAACCAGCCGTGGATGTGCCGCTCGACACGCGAATCGTGGTTCGCTTCGCGCGCTCGGGGCGAACGCTCGGCTGGACCGGCGAGGACGCCAGCCTGCTCGACTTTGCCGAACGCAACGGCGTCGCGGTCGATTCGGGATGCCGTTCGGGGAGTTGCGGCACCTGCGAGATCGGCATCAGCTCGGGCACGCTGCGCTATGTGCGCCCGCCCGTTTTCGAGCCAGGGCCAGGGCGATGCCTGTTGTGCGTGTCGGCCCCCATCAGCGACCTGGTGCTCGAAGCATGA
- a CDS encoding VIT1/CCC1 transporter family protein: MTRLALHRERHLVSRVGWLRAAVLGANDGIVSTASLIIGVAAAAAKPADILIAGAAGLVAGAMSMAAGEYVSVSSQSDTEQADLARERAELTDDVDAEIRELAGIYEKRGVDRATADTVARQLMAKDALAAHAHDELGISEMTTARPIQAALTSAATFTAGAALPLAIVIFAPRAGLVVIEAVASLLFLALLGAVGARAGGAPVWTATLRVTFWGALAMALTAGIGRLVGTAI; the protein is encoded by the coding sequence GTGACTAGGTTGGCGCTGCACCGCGAACGGCACCTCGTGTCGCGCGTGGGCTGGCTGCGCGCCGCGGTGCTGGGGGCGAATGACGGGATCGTCTCGACCGCCAGCCTGATCATCGGCGTCGCGGCGGCGGCGGCCAAGCCGGCGGACATCCTGATTGCGGGCGCGGCAGGGCTGGTGGCTGGCGCGATGTCGATGGCGGCGGGCGAATATGTCTCGGTCAGCTCGCAATCGGATACCGAACAGGCCGATCTCGCGCGCGAACGCGCCGAACTGACCGATGACGTCGATGCGGAGATCCGCGAGCTCGCCGGAATCTATGAAAAGCGCGGCGTCGACCGCGCGACCGCCGACACCGTCGCGCGGCAGCTGATGGCCAAGGATGCGCTGGCGGCGCACGCGCATGACGAGCTGGGCATTTCCGAAATGACCACCGCGCGGCCGATCCAGGCGGCGCTGACCTCGGCGGCGACCTTCACCGCGGGTGCCGCGCTGCCGCTGGCGATCGTGATCTTCGCGCCGCGAGCGGGGCTGGTCGTGATCGAGGCGGTCGCCTCGCTGCTGTTCCTCGCGCTGCTGGGCGCGGTCGGGGCGCGGGCGGGCGGGGCACCGGTGTGGACCGCGACGCTCCGCGTGACCTTCTGGGGGGCGCTGGCAATGGCGCTGACCGCGGGAATCGGGAGGCTGGTGGGCACTGCGATATGA